The proteins below are encoded in one region of Apium graveolens cultivar Ventura chromosome 4, ASM990537v1, whole genome shotgun sequence:
- the LOC141716824 gene encoding UDP-glycosyltransferase 83A1-like: MGIPHVLAIPYPAQGHVIPMMELLQRFAKQGFKVTCVNTEFIHKRVMQALHEKDGDLVDMIHMTSIPDGLGPSDDRNDFVKALKAIFEVMPRKLEELIEMINETDDNKITCLLADENIGWAFKVAEKFGIKKVAFWPASTALLATSFSVPKLIEDKIINSNDGTIRKHQTISLSENMPAINTENLVWTCFPDLETQKTVFDVIVKTNAFVKLADFIICNSAYELEPAAFTLFPNLLSIGPLIATNQLGNQVGHFWPEDSTCLKWLDQQPVSSVIYVAFGSFTVFDPVQFQELALGLEQTNMSFLWVVRPDMTDEMNEAYPKGFIDRVGSRGRMVGWAPQEKVLRHPSVACFLSHCGWNSTIEGVSNGVPFLCWPYFADQFLNESYICDVWKVGVGFDKDESGLIRQSEIKNKVEHLLGDEQFKARVLDLKDKVVNSVKGQGCSNKNLRRIIDWMK; this comes from the exons ATGGGCATCCCACATGTTCTGGCCATACCTTATCCAGCACAAGGCCATGTGATTCCGATGATGGAGCTTCTCCAGCGCTTTGCCAAGCAGGGGTTCAAGGTAACATGTGTCAACACTGAATTCATCCACAAGCGCGTAATGCAGGCATTGCATGAGAAAGATGGCGATTTAGTGGATATGATACATATGACCTCTATTCCGGATGGACTAGGTCCATCCGATGATAGAAATGACTTTGTGAAAGCATTAAAGGCAATATTTGAGGTCATGCCAAGGAAACTAGAGGAGCTCATTGAAATGATTAATGAAACAGATGACAACAAAATCACATGCCTTCTTGCTGATGAGAATATTGGATGGGCCTTTAAAGTTGCCGAGAAGTTTGGAATAAAAAAGGTGGCTTTTTGGCCTGCATCAACAGCACTCTTAGCTACAAGTTTCAGTGTCCCAAAGCTGATTGAAGATAAAATTATAAATAGCAATGACG GAACTATCAGAAAGCATCAGACGATTAGCTTGTCGGAAAACATGCCTGCAATAAACACTGAAAATTTGGTTTGGACCTGCTTTCCAGACTTAGAAACACAGAAAACTGTGTTTGATGTTATAGTAAAAACCAATGCATTTGTGAAACTTGCGGACTTTATAATTTGCAATTCGGCTTATGAACTTGAGCCAGCAGCATTCACCTTGTTTCCAAATCTCTTATCAATTGGTCCACTTATAGCAACCAATCAACTTGGGAATCAAGTAGGTCACTTCTGGCCCGAAGATTCAACTTGCCTGAAATGGCTCGATCAACAGCCTGTTTCTTCAGTCATATATGTTGCATTCGGAAGCTTCACAGTTTTTGATCCGGTACAGTTCCAAGAATTGGCTCTAGGACTCGAACAAACCAATATGTCATTCCTATGGGTTGTGCGTCCAGATATGACTGATGAAATGAATGAAGCCTATCCAAAAGGCTTTATTGATAGAGTAGGAAGTAGAGGGAGAATGGTGGGTTGGGCTCCCCAAGAGAAGGTTCTACGCCATCCGTCCGTGGCTTGTTTCTTGAGCCATTGTGGTTGGAATTCTACCATTGAAGGTGTAAGCAATGGAGTGCCATTTCTGTGCTGGCCTTACTTTGCTGATCAGTTCCTTAACGAGAGCTACATTTGTGatgtttggaaagttggagtGGGATTTGATAAAGACGAGAGCGGACTCATCAGGCAAAGTGAGATTAAGAACAAGGTGGAGCATTTACTCGGTGATGAACAATTTAAGGCGAGAGTTTTGGATCTTAAGGACAAGGTGGTGAATAGTGTAAAGGGACAAGGATGCTCTAACAAGAATTTAAGAAGGATAATAGATTGGATGAAATAA
- the LOC141716825 gene encoding UDP-glycosyltransferase 83A1-like, with translation MGIPHVLAVPYPAQGHVIPMMELLRCFVKQGFKVTCVNTNFNHECIVKAMNEKDGHVAEAIHMTSIPDGLGPSDDRNDFVKALKAIFDIMPGKLEELIEMINETEDNKITCLLADESMGWAFKVADKFGIKKVAFWPASAALLASMFSVPKLIEDKIINSNDGTVIKHQMISLSENMPAMNTENMAWVCFPDLEIQKSVFDVVLKTNEFVKLADFIICNSAYELEPAAFTSFPKILSIGPLIATNQLGKQIGHFWPEDSTCLTWLDQQPVCSVIYVAFGSFTVFDAVQFEELALGLEQTNKPFLWVVRPDMTDAMSEAYPKGFIDRIGSRGKMVGWAPQEKVLRHPSVACFLSHCGWNSTIEGVSNGMPFLCWPYFADQFLNKSYICDVWKVGVGFDKDDCGIIRQGEIRNKVEHLLCDRQIKERVLDLKGKVVNSVNEQGCSNKNLSTVIDWMK, from the exons ATGGGCATCCCACATGTTCTGGCTGTACCTTATCCAGCACAAGGCCATGTGATTCCAATGATGGAGCTTCTCCGATGCTTTGTCAAGCAGGGGTTTAAGGTAACATGCGTGAACACTAATTTTAACCACGAGTGCATAGTGAAGGCAATGAATGAGAAAGATGGTCATGTGGCAGAGGCAATACATATGACCTCTATTCCGGATGGACTAGGTCCATCCGATGATAGAAATGACTTTGTGAAAGCGTTAAAGGCAATATTTGACATCATGCCAGGGAAACTAGAGGAGCTCATTGAAATGATCAATGAAACAGAAGACAACAAAATCACATGCCTTCTTGCTGATGAGAGTATGGGGTGGGCTTTTAAAGTTGCTGACAAGTTTGGAATAAAAAAGGTGGCTTTTTGGCCTGCATCAGCAGCACTCTTGGCTTCAATGTTCTCAGTCCCAAAGCTGATCGAAGATAAAATTATAAACAGCAATGACG GAACTGTCATAAAGCATCAGATGATTAGCTTGTCCGAAAACATGCCTGCAATGAACACTGAAAATATGGCGTGGGTCTGCTTTCCTGACTTGGAAATACAGAAAAGTGTGTTTGATGTTGTACTGAAAACAAATGAATTTGTGAAGCTAGCCGACTTTATAATTTGCAACTCAGCTTATGAACTTGAGCCAGCAGCATTCACCTCATTTCCAAAAATCTTGTCAATTGGTCCACTTATAGCAACCAATCAACTTGGGAAGCAAATTGGTCACTTCTGGCCTGAAGATTCAACTTGCCTGACATGGCTCGATCAACAGCCAGTATGTTCAGTCATATATGTAGCATTTGGAAGCTTCACAGTTTTTGATGCTGTACAGTTCGAAGAATTGGCTCTAGGACTCGAACAAACCAATAAGCCATTTCTATGGGTTGTGCGTCCAGATATGACTGATGCAATGAGTGAAGCCTACCCAAAAGGCTTTATTGATAGAATAGGAAGTCGAGGGAAAATGGTGGGCTGGGCTCCCCAAGAAAAGGTTCTACGCCATCCATCCGTGGCTTGTTTCTTGAGCCATTGTGGTTGGAATTCTACCATTGAAGGTGTAAGCAATGGCATGCCTTTTCTGTGCTGGCCTTACTTTGCTGATCAGTTCCTTAACAAGAGCTACATTTGTGatgtttggaaagttggagtGGGATTTGATAAAGACGATTGTGGAATCATTAGGCAAGGTGAGATTAGGAACAAGGTAGAGCATCTGCTTTGTGATAGACAGATCAAGGAAAGAGTTTTGGATCTTAAGGGCAAGGTGGTGAATAGTGTCAATGAACAAGGATGCTCTAACAAGAATTTAAGCACTGTAATTGATTGGATGAAGTAG
- the LOC141716826 gene encoding UDP-glycosyltransferase 83A1-like: MSNPHVLAIAYPAQGHVLPLMELVLCLSKHGVKITFVNTESIHKRVINAFSVEDHVGVINFVSIPDGMEPWEDRSDLGRMTETMTQVMPGKLEELIEQKKGIDNDEITCIVADENMGWALEVAEKMGIKRAAFWPAAAATLGMLLRIQELIQSKILDSDGSILRSQTFTLSSTMPTMSTEIFTAFSGSNAGKIIFHSVLKNNNLLKLADRIICNTTSELEQGALSSFPEILPIGPLMASNRLGKSAGHLWPVDTTCITWLDQQPSCSVIYAAFGSFTLFDLNQLQELALGLKQTNRPFLWVVRPDMTNEKIKMYLEEFEARIQKRGRIVSWAPQDKVLSHPSVSCFLSHCGWNSTMEGVSNGVPFLCWPYFTDQFINQNYICDVWKVGLGLNKTESGMITREEISNKVEQLLSNKSFRERVLLFKEKATNSVQKGGCSYKNMSSFVKWISSGH; encoded by the exons atgaGTAACCCGCATGTTTTAGCAATAGCATATCCGGCACAAGGTCATGTGCTTCCCCTGATGGAGCTTGTCCTGTGTTTATCTAAGCATGGTGTCAAGATAACATTTGTAAATACTGAATCAATACATAAGCGTGTCATTAATGCTTTCTCCGTGGAAGATCATGTAGGAGTGATTAACTTCGTTTCAATCCCGGATGGGATGGAACCCTGGGAAGATAGGAGTGACTTGGGTAGGATGACAGAGACCATGACCCAAGTCATGCCTGGGAAACTGGAGGAGCTTATCGAGCAGAAAAAGGGAATAGACAATGATGAAATTACTTGTATCGTTGCTGATGAGAATATGGGATGGGCACTGGAAGTTGCAGAAAAGATGGGAATCAAGCGGGCAGCCTTTTGGCCAGCAGCTGCTGCAACGTTAGGCATGCTATTAAGAATCCAAGAGCTGATTCAGAGTAAAATCTTGGACAGTGACG GATCAATTTTAAGATCTCAAACGTTTACTCTATCCTCAACAATGCCCACCATGAGCACCGAAATTTTTACAGCCTTCAGCGGTTCAAATGCAGGGAAAATTATTTTTCATTCAGTACTAAAAAACAATAATTTACTGAAACTGGCAGACCGGATAATTTGCAACACGACTTCTGAACTTGAGCAAGGAGCTTTATCTTCATTTCCAGAAATCTTACCAATAGGCCCACTCATGGCTAGCAATCGACTTGGAAAATCAGCAGGCCACTTGTGGCCGGTCGACACAACTTGCATCACATGGCTAGATCAACAGCCATCATGTTCAGTAATCTATGCTGCATTCGGAAGTTTTACCCTATTTGACCTTAACCAACTCCAAGAATTGGCTCTAGGACTTAAACAAACAAACAGGCCATTTCTGTGGGTTGTGCGGCCAGATATGACAAACGAAAAGATCAAAATGTACCTAGAAGAATTTGAAGCGAGAATACAGAAACGTGGACGAATTGTGAGCTGGGCTCCACAGGACAAGGTCCTTAGTCATCCTTCAGTGAGCTGCTTCCTGAGTCACTGTGGTTGGAACTCAACAATGGAAGGTGTAAGCAATGGAGTGCCTTTCTTGTGCTGGCCTTACTTTACTGATCAGTTCATTAATCAGAACTACATTTGCGATGTTTGGAAGGTGGGACTTGGACTTAACAAAACCGAAAGTGGTATGATCACGAGAGAAGAAATTAGTAATAAGGTGGAGCAGCTACTTAGCAACAAATCATTCAGAGAAAGGGTCTTGTTGTTTAAAGAAAAGGCTACTAATAGTGTACAGAAGGGTGGCTGCTCCTACAAAAACATGAGCAGTTTTGTAAAATGGATAAGTTCAGGACATTAG